The genomic region GAGAACTGATTGTTCTGGCTCCGGGAGTTCACTGCTTTGGCGAGAGTGAAGAGATGGATCTTCTGATACGGAAATATGGATATCATGGAACAGACATGACCCTTGATCTAGTGAAAAAATACCCGGATATGTCAGATAATCTTTCGGTGGCGGCTCACCTGATTCATGGTTCGTCGGAAGGACGTTTTAAGATCCGCTATTGTCCGGGAGGATTATCAAGGCAGGATATTGAAGGTGCCGGGTTTGCTTTTGGGAAACTGGATGAATACTCCGAAATCTATGATATAAAAACCCTGAAAGAAGGTTGGAATACTCTGGAGGATGGTGAGGAGATCTTTTACATTTCTAATCCGGCTCTGGGACTATGGGCTTTGAAAGAAAAATTCCGGGATGGTGCAGAATGATATTATTAATTATGGGTGTCAGTGGTTGTGGTAAAACTACTTTAGGAGAGAAAACCGCTGAGGGATTAAAAATTGATTATTTCGAAGCAGATAAATTTCATCCATCTGCCAATATTGAAAAGATGGCTTCCGGCATCCCCTTGAATGATGCTGACCGCTGGCCCTGGCTGGCTCTGATTCGTGAAAAGGCGGCTGAATACCAGGCCGCCGGGAAATCCGCCGTGATCACCTGTTCCGCCTTGAAAGAATCGTACAGACAGTATCTGGGAGAGGGATTAACCAGCCCTTTGGAATGGGTGTATCTCAAAGGAAGTTTTGAAGTCATTGAGAGTCGCATGTCCAGCCGGAAAGGGCATTATTTCAAGGCGGAGATGCTGAAGAGTCAGTTTGCTGACCTTGAAGAACCGGAATATGGATTGATTCTGAATATCGAAGACCCCTTGGAAGAGAAGGTTCAGATCTTATTGGATCGTTTTAAGGGTCGATCCTGAGGATCTTTTTCTATATTCCCGGGGTGGATTCCCTATTGAAGTTGTTTTCATACAGATGTCTTAAAATCCAGATTGATGTTTGAATAATCAAGGATTAGCGACTCATCCTCACTTACATCTGAACACTCAAAAGGAGCGTCCATGGAACCTTATCGAAATAAGAATATGACCACTGAAAAGAGGACTGCCGATCTGCTTTCCCGTATGACCCTGGAAGAGAAGGTGGGGCAGATGATGCAGCTGCCTGCCAATTCTGACAATAATATGGACAAGCTGGAATCCATGAATATAGGGTCTTACCTCCATTGCACCGGAGACATGATGAGAGTCCTCCAGACACGGGCCGAACAGACCCGCCTGGGGATTCCCCGTATTTTTGGAATTGATGCCATTCATGGTCACTGTATTGATAACAGGGCTACCGTGTTCCCTACCCAGTTGGGGGTCAGCTGCAGCTGGAACCGTGATCTTATTCAGAAAATGGGAGCCGTGACTGCCAGGGAAGTCCGGGCCAATGGAATCCACTGGACCTTTTCTCCTGTTCTCTGTGTTGCCAGAGATTCCCGCTGGGGCCGGGTGGATGAAACATTCGGGGAAGATCCCTGGTTTATCGGTGAAATGGCGAATGAAATGATAGAAGGCTATCAGGGAAAAGAGGGGTATAATAATTGGGAAAAGATCATGGCTTGTGGGAAACATTATGCCGGATATGGTGAAGCCGCAGGGGGCCGGGATGCCTATGAGGCGGAGATCTCCCGGCGGACGATGCTTTCTCTTTTCCTGCCTCCCTTTGAAAAAATTGTAAAAAACGGATGTGCCTCCTTAATGGCCGGATATCAGGCCATCAGCGGGGAACCTTGTTCTGCCAGTTCCTGGCTCCTGCGGGAAAATGCCAAGGAAGAATGGGGGCTCGACGGTTTTATCGTGACAGACTGGGATAATATCGGTTCTCTGTATACGAAGCAGAAGGTCGCCTCGGACTTGAAAGAAGCCGCCTGCCTGGCCATCCTGGCGGGGAACGACATGATCATGACCACACCTTCCTTTTATGAACACGCCATTGCTCTCGTGAAAGAGGGCCGTATTGAAGAGTCTCTGATCGATGACAGTGTCACCCGCATATTAAGAGCTAAGTTCAGGTTGGGCCTCTTTGACGAGTACCGCCATACTCCCTCTGATCTGGAAGCCACCGTATTGGGAAGAGCCGATCACTGGGAAGTTTCAGCACAGGCCTCCAGAGAATCCCTGGTACTGTTAAAAAATGATAATCTGCTCCCCATCAACAGTCAAAAGGTAAAATCTATTGCTCTAGTGGGCAGTAATGCTGATGATGTTTTGGCCCAGTTGGGTGACTGGTCATTCGGCAGCATGCAGGCAGGGGCCTCGGATGACAGTTTTCACCGGGATCAGACAGTGACTCTCCTGGCGGGATTACGCGACAGGGCTGGCCGTGATGGTATCACTGTCCACTTTGTGAAGGGGGCAGATCCACTGGATGATGCTTTTGATCAGATTGGTGAAGCCGTCCGCAGTGCCGCATCGGCAGATCTGACGATTGCCTGCGTGGGGGATACCCTGAAACTTCATGGAGAGTTCCACGATCGGGCCAATCTGGATTTGACGGGACGGCAGCAGGACCTGCTGGAAGCCGTAAAAGCGACAGGAACTCCTCTCTGTGTTGTCCTGATGACCAGCAAACCTCTTTCAGTTCCCTGGATTGAAGAGACTGCCGATGCGATTTTTTGTGCTTTTAACCCGGGGGCAAAGGGTGGAACGGCTCTGGCAGAAGCCCTCTTTGGTGATGTGAACCCCTCGGGGAAACTGACCATCTCCTTCCCCCGGCATGTGGGTCAGCAGCCCGTTCATTACAACCGCTACAGCGGTTGGCACTCCATGAATGACAGGGCAATGGCGGGTCAGGAGCGTTATATTGATATGCCCGAAGAGGCTCTGTTTGTTTTTGGTGAAGGAATGAGTTATACCAGTTTTAGCTATTCCAACCTGACTCTCTCTTCATCAAGACTAACCCGGGGATTAGATTTGCTTGTCTCAATCGATCTCAGGAACAGGGGAGATCGGGATGGTACCGAAATCATTCAGCTCTATATCAATGATCTCTACAGTTCTGTGACCACCCCTGTCAAAGAGATCCGCGGCTTTGAACGTGTTTTTGTGAAAGCCGGAGAAACGGTTTGTGTGAGTATGACTCTCCCTTTTGAAGAGCTTTCTCTCGTCAATGCCCATCTGGAACGGGTCGTAGAACCGGGAGAGTTTGAAATCCTTGTGGGCTCCTCCTCCCGGGATGGTGACCTTCTGAAGGCTGTTGTGACCGTGGAATAGTCTGTTTTGATTCAGGGTTCCAGTTCTGCCGCCATTGAGCTGGATCCCTTATAGACATTTGATAAAGAAATAGTAGTTACGGACTATGGAAAAATGACTCAAATTTGATATTTTTATAGTTAAAGAAATGCAAATTCAGGTTAGACTATATAGATCAGGAGATCGAATGAAGATTGCTATTT from Oceanispirochaeta sp. harbors:
- a CDS encoding gluconokinase, which translates into the protein MILLIMGVSGCGKTTLGEKTAEGLKIDYFEADKFHPSANIEKMASGIPLNDADRWPWLALIREKAAEYQAAGKSAVITCSALKESYRQYLGEGLTSPLEWVYLKGSFEVIESRMSSRKGHYFKAEMLKSQFADLEEPEYGLILNIEDPLEEKVQILLDRFKGRS
- a CDS encoding glycoside hydrolase family 3 N-terminal domain-containing protein produces the protein MEPYRNKNMTTEKRTADLLSRMTLEEKVGQMMQLPANSDNNMDKLESMNIGSYLHCTGDMMRVLQTRAEQTRLGIPRIFGIDAIHGHCIDNRATVFPTQLGVSCSWNRDLIQKMGAVTAREVRANGIHWTFSPVLCVARDSRWGRVDETFGEDPWFIGEMANEMIEGYQGKEGYNNWEKIMACGKHYAGYGEAAGGRDAYEAEISRRTMLSLFLPPFEKIVKNGCASLMAGYQAISGEPCSASSWLLRENAKEEWGLDGFIVTDWDNIGSLYTKQKVASDLKEAACLAILAGNDMIMTTPSFYEHAIALVKEGRIEESLIDDSVTRILRAKFRLGLFDEYRHTPSDLEATVLGRADHWEVSAQASRESLVLLKNDNLLPINSQKVKSIALVGSNADDVLAQLGDWSFGSMQAGASDDSFHRDQTVTLLAGLRDRAGRDGITVHFVKGADPLDDAFDQIGEAVRSAASADLTIACVGDTLKLHGEFHDRANLDLTGRQQDLLEAVKATGTPLCVVLMTSKPLSVPWIEETADAIFCAFNPGAKGGTALAEALFGDVNPSGKLTISFPRHVGQQPVHYNRYSGWHSMNDRAMAGQERYIDMPEEALFVFGEGMSYTSFSYSNLTLSSSRLTRGLDLLVSIDLRNRGDRDGTEIIQLYINDLYSSVTTPVKEIRGFERVFVKAGETVCVSMTLPFEELSLVNAHLERVVEPGEFEILVGSSSRDGDLLKAVVTVE